From the genome of Bosea sp. Tri-49, one region includes:
- a CDS encoding 3-hydroxyacyl-CoA dehydrogenase NAD-binding domain-containing protein: MQTVTLTRQGQVAIATLHNPPVNALSAALRADLLQALTQVMADSDVVALVIAAQGKAFIAGADISEFGKPPVPPILPDLLASIENAAKPVVAAVEGVALGGGLEVALACHARVAMPAARLGLPEIKLGLIPGAGGTQRLPRLIGAAAAFPMMLSGEPIPAQKAQALGLVDKLVESDAVGAAVALAQELAGKGAPAKTGERADKLKAADREAFEALAKDALAKSGDMPNVAALVEAVRGVFKLAPTEAHANERALFVKLLADERSKALRYAFFAEREAAKVPGIDDSVKPRPIARAAVIGAGTMGGGIAMCFANAGIPVTLIETTQEQIDKGYARVRDTYGFSVKRGSMTEAVREQRMALITPAVGLASAAEADIVVEAAFEEMGVKREIFGALDKIAKPGAILASNTSYLDLAEIAAITGRPNDVLGMHFFSPANVMKLLEIVRPAGAASDVIATAIALGRKLGKVPVVVGNCFGFVGNRILEARTRAAERLLVAGALPHEVDAALTSFGFKMGPFAMSDLAGNDISWRSRKARGKSAAVADAICERGWFGQKTGRGYYRYPEGARSGERDPEVEALIAEVSAQKGVTRRSFTSEEILARLLDPMVNEGARILEEGIATRAGDIDTVWLNGYNWPAWRGGPMHWAESVGLDVIARRLEQQAAESGDASLEPAPLLRKLAAEGKGFSSVKAAAA, from the coding sequence ATGCAGACCGTCACCCTCACCCGCCAAGGCCAGGTGGCGATCGCGACGCTGCACAATCCGCCGGTCAACGCCTTGAGCGCCGCGCTGCGGGCCGACCTGCTGCAGGCGTTGACGCAGGTGATGGCTGACAGCGATGTGGTTGCGCTGGTCATTGCCGCGCAGGGCAAAGCCTTCATCGCTGGGGCTGACATCAGCGAATTCGGCAAGCCACCGGTCCCGCCGATCCTGCCCGACCTGCTTGCATCCATCGAGAACGCGGCCAAGCCGGTCGTTGCAGCGGTCGAGGGCGTAGCTCTCGGCGGCGGGCTCGAAGTTGCGCTCGCCTGCCATGCCCGCGTGGCGATGCCTGCCGCCAGGCTCGGCCTGCCGGAGATCAAGCTCGGCCTGATTCCGGGCGCCGGCGGCACGCAGCGCCTGCCGCGCCTGATCGGGGCGGCCGCCGCCTTCCCGATGATGCTCTCGGGCGAGCCGATTCCGGCGCAGAAGGCGCAGGCGCTCGGGCTGGTCGACAAGCTCGTCGAGAGCGATGCCGTGGGAGCAGCCGTTGCGCTGGCGCAGGAGCTGGCGGGTAAGGGCGCGCCAGCGAAGACCGGCGAGCGCGCCGACAAGCTGAAGGCCGCCGACCGCGAGGCTTTCGAGGCACTGGCGAAGGATGCGCTGGCGAAGTCCGGCGATATGCCGAACGTCGCGGCGCTGGTCGAGGCGGTGCGCGGCGTTTTCAAACTGGCACCGACGGAGGCCCATGCGAACGAACGCGCGCTGTTCGTAAAGCTCCTCGCCGATGAGCGTTCCAAGGCGCTGCGCTATGCCTTCTTTGCGGAGCGCGAGGCCGCGAAGGTCCCTGGCATCGACGATAGCGTGAAGCCGCGCCCGATCGCGCGCGCTGCCGTGATCGGTGCCGGCACCATGGGCGGCGGCATCGCCATGTGCTTCGCCAATGCCGGCATCCCGGTGACGCTGATCGAGACCACGCAGGAGCAGATCGACAAGGGTTATGCGCGGGTGCGCGACACCTATGGCTTCTCGGTCAAGCGCGGCTCGATGACCGAGGCGGTGCGCGAGCAGCGCATGGCCCTGATCACGCCGGCAGTCGGGCTCGCTTCTGCCGCGGAGGCCGATATCGTGGTCGAGGCCGCCTTCGAGGAGATGGGCGTCAAGCGCGAGATTTTTGGCGCGCTCGACAAAATCGCCAAGCCCGGCGCGATCCTCGCCAGCAACACCTCCTATCTCGATCTCGCCGAGATTGCCGCAATCACCGGCCGACCGAACGATGTGCTCGGCATGCATTTCTTCAGCCCAGCCAATGTGATGAAGCTGCTCGAGATCGTCCGCCCGGCTGGCGCCGCAAGCGATGTTATCGCGACCGCGATCGCGCTCGGCCGCAAGCTCGGCAAGGTGCCGGTCGTGGTCGGCAACTGCTTCGGCTTCGTCGGCAACCGCATTCTGGAAGCGCGCACCCGCGCCGCCGAGCGCTTGCTCGTCGCCGGTGCCTTGCCGCACGAGGTCGATGCGGCGCTGACCAGCTTCGGCTTCAAGATGGGGCCCTTCGCCATGTCGGACCTCGCGGGTAACGACATCAGCTGGCGCAGCCGCAAGGCGCGCGGCAAGAGCGCGGCGGTGGCGGATGCGATCTGCGAGCGCGGCTGGTTCGGCCAGAAGACCGGGCGTGGCTATTACCGCTACCCGGAGGGCGCCCGCAGCGGCGAGCGCGACCCCGAGGTCGAGGCCCTGATCGCCGAGGTCTCGGCGCAGAAGGGTGTGACGCGGCGCAGCTTCACCAGCGAGGAGATCCTGGCGCGGCTGCTCGACCCGATGGTCAATGAGGGCGCGCGCATCCTCGAAGAGGGCATCGCGACGCGCGCCGGCGACATCGATACGGTCTGGCTCAACGGCTACAACTGGCCGGCCTGGCGCGGCGGACCAATGCACTGGGCCGAGAGCGTCGGGCTCGATGTGATCGCCAGGCGGCTGGAACAGCAGGCGGCGGAGAGCGGTGATGCCTCGCTCGAACCCGCGCCGCTGTTGCGCAAGCTCGCAGCCGAGGGCAAAGGCTTCTCCAGCGTGAAGGCTGCGGCCGCCTGA
- a CDS encoding metal ABC transporter permease: MNLIQDWLLAPFAHEFMLRGLAIAVMVGFVCAVLSCFLVLKGWSLMGDAVSHAVLPGIVLAHIASLPLAIGAFAAGLTCAFGIGYLKENSRVKEDTVMGIVFSGMFALGLVLFVKVDSDQHLLHILFGNMLGVTWGDIAETALVALPVAGFMLVKRRDFLLHAFDPAHARAIGLPVRALHFGLLAMLALTIVAALKAVGIILVVAMLIAPGAIGYLTTRRFDLMLLVAIAAAVTSSVAGTILSFHFDVATGPCIVVVQAVLFLAALARSLLRARRLVTVRPA, translated from the coding sequence ATGAACCTGATCCAGGACTGGCTGCTCGCACCCTTCGCCCATGAGTTCATGCTGCGCGGGCTCGCCATCGCCGTGATGGTCGGTTTCGTCTGTGCCGTCCTGTCCTGTTTTCTGGTGCTCAAGGGCTGGTCGCTGATGGGCGATGCGGTCTCGCATGCGGTGCTGCCCGGCATCGTGCTGGCTCACATCGCCAGCCTGCCGCTCGCCATCGGCGCCTTCGCAGCAGGCCTCACCTGCGCCTTCGGTATCGGCTATCTCAAGGAGAACAGCCGGGTGAAGGAGGATACGGTGATGGGCATCGTCTTCTCCGGCATGTTCGCGCTCGGCCTCGTGCTCTTCGTCAAGGTCGATAGTGACCAGCACCTCCTGCACATCCTGTTCGGCAACATGCTTGGCGTGACCTGGGGCGACATTGCCGAGACCGCGCTGGTCGCCTTGCCGGTCGCCGGCTTCATGCTGGTCAAACGACGCGATTTCCTGCTGCACGCCTTCGATCCGGCGCATGCGCGAGCGATCGGCCTGCCGGTGAGGGCGCTGCATTTCGGGCTGCTCGCCATGCTGGCGCTGACCATCGTCGCGGCGCTGAAGGCGGTCGGCATCATCCTCGTCGTCGCCATGCTGATCGCGCCCGGCGCGATCGGCTACCTGACGACGCGCCGCTTCGACCTGATGCTGCTGGTCGCGATCGCGGCGGCGGTGACGTCGAGTGTCGCCGGCACGATCCTCAGCTTCCATTTCGATGTCGCGACCGGACCCTGCATCGTCGTGGTGCAGGCGGTGCTTTTCCTGGCTGCGCTGGCGCGCAGCCTCCTCAGGGCGCGAAGGCTGGTCACAGTGCGGCCGGCCTGA
- a CDS encoding manganese/iron ABC transporter ATP-binding protein — MEIRAGQGPTPSIVISGVTVRYANGVTAVNDASFALGPGTICALVGINGSGKSTIFKTLMGFLKPAQGLVSIAGMEVRQALKRGLVAYVPQAEEVDWTFPVLVDDVVMMGRYGHMGFMRLPRRADREAAEQALERVNMLEFRRRQIGELSGGQRKRVFLARALAQGGQVILLDEPFTGVDVKTEDQIVGLMRELRAEGRLMLVSTHNLGSIPDFCDQVVIVNKTVLAAGPTETTFTQDNLQKAFGGALRHFRLEGASLHADADDRRVTVITDDERPLVFYGDRDHEKPAAGRKDGQP, encoded by the coding sequence GTGGAGATCCGCGCGGGGCAGGGGCCGACGCCTTCGATCGTGATCAGCGGCGTCACCGTCCGTTACGCCAATGGCGTCACCGCGGTGAACGACGCCTCCTTCGCACTCGGCCCCGGCACGATTTGCGCGCTGGTCGGGATCAACGGCTCCGGCAAGTCGACCATCTTCAAGACGCTGATGGGCTTCCTGAAGCCGGCGCAGGGGCTGGTCAGCATCGCCGGCATGGAGGTCCGCCAGGCGCTGAAGCGCGGCCTCGTCGCCTATGTGCCGCAGGCCGAGGAGGTCGACTGGACCTTCCCGGTGCTGGTCGACGATGTCGTGATGATGGGGCGCTACGGCCATATGGGCTTCATGCGCCTGCCGCGGCGAGCCGATCGCGAGGCGGCCGAGCAGGCGCTCGAACGGGTCAACATGCTGGAATTCCGCCGCCGCCAGATCGGCGAGCTCTCCGGCGGCCAGCGCAAGCGCGTTTTCCTGGCGCGCGCGCTGGCGCAGGGCGGGCAGGTGATCCTGCTCGACGAGCCCTTTACCGGTGTCGACGTCAAGACCGAGGACCAGATCGTCGGGCTGATGCGCGAACTCAGGGCGGAAGGCCGGCTGATGCTGGTCTCGACCCATAATCTCGGCTCGATCCCGGATTTCTGCGACCAGGTCGTGATCGTCAACAAGACCGTGCTCGCAGCCGGACCGACCGAGACGACCTTCACGCAGGACAATCTGCAGAAGGCTTTTGGCGGCGCGCTCCGGCATTTCCGCCTGGAAGGCGCCAGCCTGCACGCCGACGCCGACGACCGCCGCGTCACCGTGATCACCGACGACGAGCGCCCGCTCGTCTTCTATGGCGACCGCGACCATGAGAAGCCCGCTGCCGGCAGGAAGGACGGGCAGCCATGA
- a CDS encoding Lrp/AsnC family transcriptional regulator, whose amino-acid sequence MAKLDAFDLRILALLQEDVSKPLAEIAETVGLSPTPCWRRIQKLEAEGYIRRRVALLDRGKLKAGVTVFIAVKTARHTMEWLERFHAAVHDLPEIVDFYRMSGDIDYLLKAYVSDIAAYDALYKKLIARIELSDVTSMFAMEELKATTAIPLSFAAEG is encoded by the coding sequence GTGGCCAAGCTCGACGCCTTCGATCTGCGCATCCTCGCCTTGCTGCAGGAGGATGTGAGCAAGCCGCTGGCCGAGATCGCCGAGACCGTCGGACTGTCGCCGACGCCATGCTGGCGACGCATCCAGAAGCTCGAGGCGGAAGGCTACATAAGGCGTCGGGTCGCGCTGCTCGACCGTGGCAAGCTGAAGGCCGGCGTCACCGTCTTCATCGCAGTGAAGACGGCGCGCCATACGATGGAATGGCTGGAGCGCTTCCACGCCGCCGTGCACGATTTGCCCGAGATCGTCGACTTCTACCGAATGAGCGGCGACATCGATTATCTGCTCAAGGCCTATGTCTCGGATATCGCCGCCTATGACGCGCTCTACAAGAAGCTGATCGCCCGCATCGAGCTCAGCGACGTCACCTCCATGTTCGCCATGGAGGAGCTGAAGGCGACCACGGCGATCCCGCTCAGCTTCGCCGCCGAGGGGTGA
- a CDS encoding acetyl-CoA C-acyltransferase gives MTEAVIVSTARTPIGKAHRGAFNQVRGADMAAHAIRHAMARAKLEPEAVEEVVLGCGYPEAATGGNVARHGALVAGIPVQSAGVTVSRFCASGLEAIAHAARRVVMDGVPVAIGGGVESISLVGPVVRRDLTENEWLKANKPTIYTTMIETADIVAERYGISRQAQDEFSVESQRRTAAAQQRQFFDDEIAPMSAVMAVTDKATGEVRQESVTLSKDEGNRPETTLEGLLKLKPVRGEDKFVTAGNASQLSDGASASVVMSAEEARRRGLTPLGIFRGFASAGCEPDEMGIGPVFAVPRLLQRNGLKVSDIDLWELNEAFASQSLYCRDTLGIDPEKVNVNGGAIAIGHPFGMSGARLVGHALLEGRRRKARYAVVTMCVAGGMGCAGLFEINR, from the coding sequence ATGACCGAAGCCGTGATCGTCTCGACTGCCCGCACCCCGATCGGCAAGGCCCATCGCGGCGCCTTCAACCAGGTCCGCGGCGCCGACATGGCGGCCCATGCGATCAGGCACGCCATGGCGCGGGCAAAGCTCGAGCCGGAAGCGGTCGAAGAGGTGGTGCTGGGCTGCGGCTATCCGGAAGCAGCGACCGGCGGCAATGTCGCCCGCCATGGCGCGCTCGTCGCCGGCATCCCGGTGCAATCGGCCGGCGTCACCGTCAGCCGCTTCTGCGCCTCGGGGCTGGAGGCGATCGCGCATGCGGCCCGCCGCGTCGTGATGGACGGCGTGCCGGTCGCGATCGGCGGCGGCGTCGAGTCGATCTCGCTGGTTGGGCCGGTGGTACGGCGCGACCTGACCGAGAACGAATGGCTGAAGGCCAACAAGCCGACGATCTACACGACGATGATCGAGACCGCCGACATTGTCGCCGAACGCTACGGCATTTCGCGGCAGGCGCAGGACGAATTCTCGGTCGAGAGTCAGCGCCGCACTGCTGCTGCCCAGCAGCGCCAATTTTTCGATGACGAGATCGCGCCGATGAGCGCGGTGATGGCCGTCACCGACAAGGCGACCGGCGAGGTTCGGCAGGAGTCGGTGACACTCTCCAAGGACGAGGGCAACCGGCCCGAGACGACGCTTGAAGGATTGCTCAAGCTCAAGCCGGTGCGCGGCGAGGACAAGTTCGTCACTGCCGGCAATGCCAGCCAGCTTTCGGACGGTGCCTCGGCCAGCGTGGTGATGTCGGCCGAGGAAGCCAGGCGCCGTGGCCTCACGCCGCTCGGCATCTTCCGTGGCTTCGCCTCGGCCGGCTGCGAGCCTGACGAAATGGGCATCGGCCCGGTCTTCGCCGTGCCGCGCCTGCTCCAGCGCAACGGCCTCAAGGTCTCCGACATCGATCTCTGGGAACTGAACGAGGCCTTCGCCTCGCAGTCGCTCTATTGCCGCGACACGCTCGGCATCGATCCCGAGAAGGTCAACGTCAATGGCGGCGCGATCGCGATCGGCCACCCCTTCGGCATGAGTGGCGCACGCCTCGTCGGTCATGCGCTGCTGGAAGGCCGCCGCCGCAAGGCGCGCTATGCCGTTGTCACCATGTGCGTCGCCGGTGGCATGGGCTGCGCCGGCCTGTTCGAAATCAACCGCTGA
- a CDS encoding metal ABC transporter substrate-binding protein: MSPRRYFLGLAAATTLAFGLAGSAFAQTTPGKPLRVVTTFTVIQDIAQNVAGTAAIVESITKPGAEIHDYQPTPLDVVKAQSADLVLWNGMNLERWFEKFFDNVKNVKSAVVTDGIAPMGIKEGPYEGKPNPHAWMSTASALIYVENIRRALAEADPANAATYAKNAADYATLIKAMDGPLRARLDKVPADKRWLVSSEGAFSYLTRDYGWREAYLWPINADEQGTPQQVRRLIDLVRKNKIPAVFSESTISDKAAKQVARETGAKYGGVLYVDSLSDARGAVPTYLKLLEVTVDTIAKGFGQ, encoded by the coding sequence ATGTCGCCGCGCCGCTATTTCCTTGGCCTTGCCGCCGCCACGACACTGGCCTTCGGCCTTGCCGGTTCTGCCTTTGCGCAGACCACGCCGGGGAAGCCCCTGCGCGTCGTCACCACCTTCACGGTGATCCAGGACATCGCCCAGAACGTCGCGGGCACGGCGGCGATCGTCGAATCGATCACCAAGCCCGGCGCCGAGATTCACGACTACCAGCCGACGCCGCTCGACGTGGTGAAGGCGCAATCGGCCGATCTCGTGCTTTGGAACGGCATGAACCTGGAGCGCTGGTTCGAGAAGTTCTTCGACAATGTGAAGAACGTGAAGAGTGCGGTGGTGACCGATGGCATCGCGCCGATGGGCATCAAGGAGGGCCCCTATGAGGGCAAGCCCAACCCGCATGCCTGGATGTCGACGGCAAGCGCGCTGATCTATGTCGAGAACATCCGCAGGGCGCTGGCCGAGGCCGACCCGGCCAATGCCGCGACCTATGCGAAGAATGCCGCGGACTATGCCACGCTGATCAAGGCGATGGACGGGCCCCTGCGCGCCCGGCTCGACAAGGTGCCGGCCGATAAGCGCTGGCTCGTCTCCAGCGAAGGTGCCTTCAGCTATCTCACTCGCGACTATGGCTGGCGTGAAGCCTATCTCTGGCCGATCAATGCCGACGAACAGGGCACGCCGCAGCAGGTGCGCCGGCTGATCGACCTCGTCCGCAAGAACAAGATCCCGGCCGTGTTCAGCGAGAGCACGATCTCGGACAAGGCCGCCAAGCAGGTCGCGCGCGAGACCGGCGCTAAATATGGCGGCGTGCTTTATGTCGACTCGCTCTCCGATGCGCGTGGCGCAGTGCCGACCTATCTCAAGCTGCTCGAAGTTACCGTCGACACCATTGCGAAGGGGTTCGGCCAGTGA
- a CDS encoding cysteine dioxygenase, with protein MQGFLGEERRGAVLNALRTHEGTCSRDYLAAARAVLNELVAIPDLIQRLPLLRKPGGYTRNLLAGNEAVSVWAIVWGEGSTTCIHDHHCSCCFGVVSGTVTETWYRAIDANRAVPTEEQERQAAYVACMVPTGPNIHRMQNRGTGDAISIHIYGYDHHLHDSSVETEYTAVAG; from the coding sequence ATGCAGGGCTTTCTGGGCGAGGAGCGGCGCGGGGCGGTCCTGAATGCGCTGCGGACTCATGAGGGAACCTGCTCGCGCGATTATCTTGCTGCGGCCCGCGCTGTCCTCAACGAACTCGTCGCCATCCCTGACCTGATCCAGCGCCTGCCGCTGCTGCGCAAGCCCGGCGGCTATACCCGCAACCTCCTCGCCGGCAACGAGGCCGTCAGCGTCTGGGCGATCGTCTGGGGCGAAGGCTCCACGACCTGCATCCACGACCATCACTGCTCGTGCTGCTTCGGTGTCGTCTCGGGTACGGTCACGGAAACCTGGTATCGCGCCATCGACGCCAATCGCGCAGTGCCGACCGAGGAGCAGGAGCGCCAGGCGGCTTACGTCGCCTGCATGGTGCCGACCGGTCCGAACATCCACCGCATGCAGAACCGCGGCACGGGGGATGCGATCTCGATCCACATCTACGGCTACGACCACCATCTCCACGATTCCTCGGTCGAGACCGAGTACACCGCCGTGGCGGGCTGA
- a CDS encoding metal ABC transporter permease produces the protein MMELLLEPFGYQYMVKAIWVSALVGGVCAFLSCYLMLKGWSLMGDALAHAIVPGVALAYLLKVPYAAGAFFSGLLAALAMALVRVRTQLREDAVIGIVFTSFFAVGLLIVSINPTSVNVQSIVLGNILGISDEDVIQVAIIAFVSLAILLLRWKDLMLVFFDENQARAVGLSPTRLKILFFVLLSACTVAALQTVGACLVIAMVVTPGATAYLLTDRFGRLIAIAVAMGVTTSAVGAYASYFLDGSTGGLIVVFQTALFLLAFLFAPKHGRLGARRAASAGGVA, from the coding sequence ATGATGGAGCTCCTGCTCGAACCCTTCGGCTACCAGTACATGGTCAAGGCGATCTGGGTCTCGGCCCTGGTCGGCGGCGTCTGCGCCTTCCTGTCCTGCTATCTGATGCTGAAGGGCTGGTCGCTGATGGGCGATGCGCTGGCGCACGCGATCGTGCCCGGCGTCGCGCTCGCCTATCTCCTGAAGGTGCCCTATGCCGCCGGCGCCTTCTTCTCCGGCCTGCTGGCGGCGCTCGCCATGGCGCTGGTCCGGGTGCGCACGCAACTGCGCGAGGATGCCGTCATCGGCATCGTCTTCACCAGCTTCTTCGCCGTCGGCCTGCTGATCGTCTCGATCAACCCGACCTCGGTCAACGTCCAGTCGATCGTACTCGGCAACATCCTCGGCATCTCCGATGAGGACGTGATCCAGGTCGCGATCATCGCCTTCGTCTCGCTCGCCATCCTGCTGCTGCGCTGGAAGGATCTGATGCTGGTCTTCTTCGACGAGAACCAGGCGCGCGCCGTCGGCCTGTCGCCGACGCGGCTCAAGATCCTGTTCTTCGTGCTGCTCTCGGCCTGCACCGTCGCGGCCTTGCAGACGGTCGGCGCCTGCCTCGTCATCGCCATGGTGGTGACGCCGGGCGCGACCGCCTACTTGCTGACCGACCGCTTCGGGAGGCTGATCGCGATCGCGGTTGCCATGGGCGTCACGACCTCGGCTGTTGGGGCCTATGCCAGCTACTTCCTCGACGGCTCGACCGGCGGGCTGATCGTCGTGTTCCAGACAGCGCTGTTCCTGCTCGCCTTCCTGTTCGCGCCCAAGCATGGAAGGCTCGGCGCGCGCCGCGCCGCCAGTGCGGGAGGTGTGGCATGA
- a CDS encoding enoyl-CoA hydratase-related protein, translated as MTQTVLSETPAEGIRQITMNRRDRRNALDRATYQGLIDALAAADADASVRAVVLTGAGGCFTSGNDIKDFAVAAATGVGAEIAIDFLNAISTARKPIVAAAEGFAVGIGTTMLLHCDLAFAGRSASFRMPFVSLGLCPEGGSSYLLPLIAGSKRAAELLMLGEAFGPELAQEAGLINGVTDEGGALGLALDKAKALAALPPQSVALTKALLKRGSAAAVAETIATEARHFGERLQSAEAQAAFMAFLTKR; from the coding sequence ATGACGCAGACCGTTCTGAGCGAGACCCCGGCCGAGGGCATCAGGCAGATCACCATGAACCGCCGCGACCGGCGCAACGCGCTCGACCGCGCCACCTATCAGGGGCTGATCGATGCGCTCGCTGCAGCCGACGCAGACGCCTCGGTGCGCGCCGTCGTCCTCACCGGCGCGGGCGGCTGCTTCACCAGCGGCAACGACATCAAGGATTTTGCGGTAGCAGCTGCAACCGGCGTCGGCGCCGAGATCGCCATCGATTTCCTCAACGCGATCTCGACGGCCAGGAAGCCGATCGTCGCGGCAGCGGAAGGATTCGCCGTCGGCATCGGCACCACCATGCTGCTGCATTGCGATCTCGCCTTCGCCGGGCGCAGCGCCAGCTTCCGCATGCCCTTCGTCAGCCTCGGCCTCTGCCCGGAAGGCGGCTCGAGCTATCTCCTGCCGCTCATCGCCGGCAGCAAGCGCGCCGCCGAACTGCTGATGCTGGGTGAAGCCTTCGGCCCCGAGTTGGCGCAGGAGGCCGGCTTGATCAACGGCGTCACCGACGAGGGTGGAGCGCTCGGACTGGCGCTCGATAAGGCCAAGGCATTGGCAGCGTTGCCGCCGCAATCGGTGGCACTAACCAAGGCCCTGCTCAAGCGCGGCAGCGCCGCCGCCGTCGCCGAGACCATCGCGACCGAGGCGCGCCATTTCGGCGAGAGGCTGCAATCGGCCGAGGCGCAGGCCGCCTTCATGGCATTCCTCACCAAGCGCTGA
- a CDS encoding transglutaminase-like domain-containing protein produces the protein MQLKVVATLVYRFDHETPVIVAIEPARSSDQTILSDRLLIDQAAELIRDEDPATGVRRFRAVLSGQVSIQYQGVIDNGARPFLQAGAHQHAWAELPAEVLPYLLPSRFCPSDSLMRFAQREFSDIEAGGAKVLAVVDWLQEHVDYVHGVSNAQTTAEQTFIDRAGVCRDFSHLGIALCRALNLPARAVSVYAAELNPPDFHAVFEVFLDGRWWLVDPTRLAPIEGMVRIAAGRDAADIAFLTSGSLCQCLSQWVEVTRTEDSEPAEAA, from the coding sequence GTGCAGCTGAAGGTCGTCGCCACTCTCGTCTATCGCTTCGACCATGAAACGCCGGTGATTGTCGCGATCGAACCGGCGCGGTCCTCGGACCAGACCATCCTCTCGGACCGCCTGCTGATCGACCAGGCGGCCGAGCTGATCCGCGATGAGGATCCCGCTACAGGTGTACGCCGCTTTCGTGCGGTACTCTCCGGACAGGTCTCAATCCAGTATCAGGGCGTGATCGACAATGGCGCGCGCCCCTTCCTGCAGGCCGGCGCGCACCAGCACGCCTGGGCCGAATTGCCGGCCGAGGTGCTGCCCTATCTGCTGCCAAGCCGCTTCTGCCCCTCCGACAGCCTGATGCGCTTCGCCCAGCGCGAATTCAGCGATATCGAGGCTGGCGGCGCCAAGGTGCTCGCGGTCGTCGACTGGCTGCAGGAGCATGTCGACTACGTCCATGGCGTCAGCAACGCCCAGACCACGGCCGAGCAGACCTTCATCGACCGCGCCGGCGTCTGCCGCGATTTCAGCCATCTCGGCATCGCGCTCTGCCGGGCGCTCAACCTGCCGGCGCGCGCGGTCAGCGTCTACGCCGCCGAGCTCAACCCGCCGGATTTCCACGCCGTCTTCGAGGTCTTCCTCGACGGGCGCTGGTGGCTGGTCGACCCGACCCGGCTAGCGCCGATCGAAGGCATGGTCCGCATCGCCGCCGGGCGCGACGCCGCCGACATCGCCTTCCTGACCAGCGGCAGCCTGTGCCAGTGCCTCAGCCAATGGGTCGAGGTCACGCGGACTGAGGACAGCGAACCCGCCGAGGCGGCCTGA
- a CDS encoding Fur family transcriptional regulator, which translates to MKGIDQRVAAFELQLRKAGLRMTQQRRLILRVLAEADDHPDAKGIFTRAFVHDPTLSLSTVYRTMKLLETQGAIERHAFEDGVSRYEHADQQHHDHLIDVETGQVVEFSSPEIEALQAKIAAELGYEIVRHKLELYGRKTKPARRKPGKKDA; encoded by the coding sequence ATGAAGGGAATCGACCAGCGCGTGGCGGCATTCGAGCTCCAGCTCCGCAAGGCGGGGCTGCGCATGACCCAGCAGCGCCGGCTGATCCTGCGGGTCCTCGCCGAAGCCGACGACCATCCCGATGCGAAGGGCATCTTCACGCGCGCCTTCGTGCACGACCCGACGCTGTCGCTCTCGACCGTCTACCGCACGATGAAGCTGCTGGAGACGCAGGGCGCGATCGAACGCCACGCCTTCGAGGACGGCGTCTCGCGCTACGAGCACGCCGACCAGCAGCACCATGACCATCTGATCGATGTCGAGACCGGCCAGGTAGTCGAGTTCTCCTCACCCGAGATCGAAGCGCTCCAAGCCAAGATCGCAGCCGAACTCGGCTACGAGATCGTCCGGCACAAGCTGGAGCTGTATGGGCGCAAGACCAAGCCGGCGCGGCGCAAGCCCGGCAAGAAGGACGCGTAA